One Methylomonas sp. LL1 DNA window includes the following coding sequences:
- the metA gene encoding homoserine O-succinyltransferase MetA, translating to MPLVAHTDLPTFRRLHDEGEEILTPDRASHQCIRELHIGLLNIMPDAALEATERQFFRLVGACNQIAQFHVHPFTIEGLERSPAAWEHIHRYYESFEQIKRDGLDALIISGANVTHDHLQDEAFWQPLTEVFAWAKQNVTSILCSCLATHALIQRCYGVERTRLPAKRWGVFSHKVIDRNHPLIAEINTRFDVPHSRYNEVFQADMEKHGLKVLVASEEAGVHLAVSPDGFRIVFFQGHPEYDDISLLKEYKREVLRFYNGERDDYPPYPDHYFDPYVQGILADYAEHVKSAKASAQPLQAMPEERIVEHLDITWRDSAKAVFNNWLGKVYQITNEDRRLPFMEGIDPGNPLGL from the coding sequence ATGCCGTTAGTCGCTCATACCGATTTACCGACCTTCCGGCGCTTGCACGATGAAGGCGAGGAAATACTGACGCCGGATCGCGCCAGCCACCAGTGCATACGCGAACTGCATATCGGGCTGTTGAATATCATGCCGGATGCGGCGCTGGAAGCCACCGAACGCCAATTTTTCCGCTTGGTCGGCGCCTGCAACCAGATCGCCCAGTTTCATGTGCATCCTTTTACCATAGAGGGCTTGGAAAGAAGCCCGGCCGCCTGGGAGCACATCCATCGATATTATGAAAGCTTCGAGCAAATCAAGCGGGACGGCTTGGATGCCTTAATCATCAGCGGCGCCAATGTCACCCACGATCATTTGCAGGACGAAGCGTTTTGGCAGCCCTTGACCGAAGTGTTTGCCTGGGCCAAACAGAACGTGACCTCGATACTCTGCTCTTGTCTGGCCACCCATGCCTTGATTCAGCGGTGTTACGGCGTCGAACGTACCCGCTTGCCGGCCAAACGCTGGGGGGTGTTTTCGCATAAGGTGATCGACCGCAATCATCCGTTGATTGCCGAAATCAATACCCGTTTCGATGTGCCGCATTCCAGGTATAACGAAGTGTTTCAAGCCGATATGGAAAAACATGGCCTAAAGGTGTTGGTGGCTAGCGAAGAGGCCGGCGTGCATTTGGCGGTCAGTCCGGATGGCTTCCGCATCGTGTTTTTTCAAGGCCACCCGGAATACGACGACATCAGCTTGCTAAAAGAGTACAAACGCGAAGTGCTGCGTTTTTATAACGGCGAGCGCGATGATTATCCGCCGTACCCCGACCATTACTTCGACCCATACGTGCAAGGCATATTGGCCGATTATGCCGAACATGTGAAAAGTGCCAAGGCTAGCGCTCAGCCCTTGCAAGCAATGCCGGAAGAACGGATAGTCGAGCACCTGGATATTACCTGGCGCGACTCGGCCAAGGCCGTATTCAATAACTGGCTGGGCAAGGTCTACCAGATCACCAACGAAGACCGGCGCTTGCCGTTCATGGAAGGTATCGATCCCGGCAATCCATTGGGGCTGTAA
- a CDS encoding ATPase encodes MKMTPQQFLDWESKSITLLAMSGAGKTTLSSKLPKDKWFHYSGDYRIGTKYLEEPILDNIKQQAMGVPFLRDLLKSDSIYICSNITVENLAPVSSFLGKIGDPAKGGLTLAEFKRRQALHHQAEIAAMNDVPDFIHKAEAIYGYKHFINDAGGSVCELDCPEVLENLAKHTLIVYIKIPPALEQTIIERAKKEPKPLYYRPEFVDEKLSEFMRQRGYASTDQINPDDFVCWVFPELFKARVPRYEAIARQYGYTVNGDDVAKVTSEDDFMQLIARAIALQDA; translated from the coding sequence CAATTTTTGGACTGGGAATCCAAGAGTATTACCCTGCTGGCAATGTCCGGTGCCGGCAAAACCACCCTGTCGAGCAAGTTGCCCAAGGACAAATGGTTTCATTATTCCGGCGATTACCGCATTGGCACCAAGTATCTGGAAGAACCGATACTCGACAACATCAAGCAGCAGGCGATGGGTGTGCCTTTTTTGCGCGATCTGCTCAAATCCGACTCGATTTATATTTGCAGCAACATCACGGTGGAAAATCTGGCCCCGGTATCCAGCTTTCTGGGCAAGATCGGCGATCCGGCCAAGGGCGGCCTGACGCTGGCCGAGTTCAAGCGCAGGCAAGCACTTCATCATCAGGCCGAGATCGCCGCGATGAACGACGTGCCCGATTTCATTCATAAAGCCGAAGCCATCTATGGTTACAAACACTTCATCAACGATGCCGGCGGTAGCGTTTGTGAGCTGGATTGTCCAGAAGTGCTGGAAAACTTGGCGAAACATACGCTAATCGTCTACATCAAAATTCCGCCGGCGCTGGAACAGACCATCATCGAACGGGCTAAAAAAGAGCCCAAGCCGTTGTATTACCGCCCGGAGTTCGTCGATGAAAAACTCAGCGAATTCATGCGTCAACGCGGCTATGCTTCCACCGACCAGATCAATCCGGACGATTTCGTTTGCTGGGTGTTCCCTGAGTTGTTCAAGGCTAGAGTGCCGCGCTACGAAGCGATCGCCCGCCAATACGGTTATACCGTCAATGGCGACGACGTCGCCAAAGTGACCAGCGAAGACGATTTTATGCAACTGATTGCGCGGGCCATTGCGCTGCAAGACGCATGA